In Mytilus edulis chromosome 13, xbMytEdul2.2, whole genome shotgun sequence, a single window of DNA contains:
- the LOC139500439 gene encoding GATA zinc finger domain-containing protein 14-like, which yields MSLTRRSHRTRNAPIAYTPTRLGTEVATLNTRRRSQEQRNSNIDNSYNDTNAQNETSVPYTLNIDKAMSGKIEAANRESQIRVEMKHDNLVLELTAACYEEFKSVVKGCLVSKHIKYDITTKTDKNNLLVEEQISVKNSHKKQQYRINCYNTSSRVLINGNALELFLRNILPEVVILLSQNKSFDKLNSLIRQTCSKYLQQSNSNYGTPTAPIKHTKSNQERNKDANPAKVKTTIAITTPYPVLGHCSTTGQQTSVNNNTTVNKVQSESTRNNNTTVNMVQSESVRTKHKPTNESTINSPSILSDVTTDPELIQDTDSYAICPICNVFCKANSVECSICTYWFHYVCLNIQPKESRALETSNSPYTCRGCVHMQDFLDCEQAVNRSSIIISTSDDASMSTPDAISNAPITTDKTIINTQDVTPNSTQLERGRPKKATSSNTEEANDSVSVQQTPTSCADLVTKNSMSQQNIEVVPRTELQNKEKQLRAIENKLSKTELDLNQTKKQLVTAKAFIAKLEDKCKDMEESNRIQKTKILLLEGIHNNDENQPRNNPSLQRQCSCTVSENNPMMQIYEQRIRQLELENVRNACRMDSIENLVKIENLTTQLNISKNNAQTHGTSSQNSLNSATLPTFQTRNNGIPIVVNHPNARNVGNDNSPQNFNQASTNSGHPSNIINENVQPAKLNTTHATSNDSLPTDNSKQPLTGNSDSMQSEQQATFCPTNQSFLVNAPTLTKPPWMNYSHCQIKPMQTQQQHVAPVIYRHPQTVHQSQMMVANPHFPQKIMRQIPTNFVNLSWYPTTSRVSAPVNRI from the coding sequence ATGTCATTAACTAGACGTAGTCACAGAACTAGAAATGCGCCAATTGCCTATACCCCTACAAGACTGGGGACCGAAGTAGCCACTTTAAATACTAGGCGTAGATCTCAAGAGCAAAGAAACTCAAATATAGACAATAGTTATAATGATACAAATGCTCAAAATGAAACATCTGTTCCATACACActaaatattgataaagcaatgTCAGGCAAAATAGAGGCAGCAAATAGGGAAAGTCAAATCCGAGTTGAAATGAAACATGACAATCTAGTGCTTGAATTAACAGCAGCGTGCTATGAAGAATTTAAATCTGTTGTTAAAGGATGCCTTGTCTCCAAACATATCAAATATGACATTACTACTAAAACTGATAAAAACAATCTTCTAGTTGAGGAACAAATATCAGTAAAGAATAGTcacaaaaaacagcaatatagAATAAATTGTTACAACACCAGTAGTAGAGTACTTATAAATGGCAACGCTTTGGAACTATTCTTGCGTAACATCTTACCTGAGGTAGTTATCTTACTTAGTCAAAATAAAAGCTTCGATAAACTGAACTCATTAATAAGGCAAACCTGCAGTAAATATCTTCAACAATCAAACTCTAATTATGGTACGCCAACTGCGCCAATAAAACACACAAAATCCAATCAGGAGCGTAACAAGGATGCAAATCCGGCAAAAGTCAAAACAACCATAGCTATTACTACTCCATACCCTGTCCTGGGACATTGTTCTACTACAGGTCAACAGACAAGTGTTAACAATAATACTACTGTAAATAAGGTTCAAAGTGAGAGTACTCGTAACAACAATACTACCGTTAACATGGTTCAAAGTGAGAGTGTTCGTACCAAACATAAGCCAACAAATGAATCAACCATTAACAGTCCTTCTATATTAAGTGATGTAACAACAGATCCTGAACTAATACAGGATACAGACTCTTATGCAATATGCCCCATATGTAATGTATTCTGCAAGGCCAACTCAGTTGAATGTAGTATTTGTACCTACTGGTTCCACTACGTATGCCTGAACATTCAACCTAAAGAATCAAGAGCGCTTGAGACCTCAAATAGTCCATACACCTGTCGTGGTTGTGTACACATGCAAGACTTTCTCGATTGTGAGCAAGCCGTCAACAGATCGTCTATCATCATTTCAACATCAGATGACGCCAGCATGTCAACGCCAGATGCAATCAGTAATGCACCAATAACGACTGATAAAACCATTATCAATACCCAAGATGTAACACCTAACTCCACTCAACTGGAACGTGGAAGACCAAAGAAAGCCACTTCTAGTAACACAGAAGAAGCCAATGACAGCGTATCTGTACAACAAACTCCAACCTCTTGTGCAGATCTAGTGACAAAAAACAGCATGTCTCAACAAAATATTGAAGTTGTTCCTCGTACCGAACTACAAAATAAGGAAAAGCAACTCCGTGCTATTGAGAATAAATTAAGCAAAACTGAACTTGATCTTaatcaaacaaagaaacaacTTGTAACGGCAAAAGCATTCATAGCTAAGCTTGAAGACAAATGCAAAGATATGGAAGAGTCGAATCGCatccaaaaaacaaaaatacttttaCTAGAGGGTATACACAACAATGATGAAAACCAGCCTAGAAACAACCCATCTTTACAACGCCAATGCAGCTGTACTGTAAGTGAAAATAACCCAATGATGCAGATATATGAACAGCGAATTCGTCAACTTGAACTTGAGAATGTCCGTAATGCCTGTCGGATGGACAGCATTGAAAACttagtaaaaattgaaaatttaacaacACAATTGAACATCAGTAAAAACAATGCTCAAACCCACGGTACTTCAAGTCAAAATAGTCTTAATAGTGCAACTCTACCTACATTCCAGACACGGAATAACGGGATCCCGATTGTTGTAAACCATCCAAATGCTCGAAACGTAGGAAATGATAACTCTCCTCAGAACTTTAATCAAGCATCGACAAATAGTGGCCATCCGTCTAACATCATAAACGAAAATGTACAACCAGCCAAACTAAATACTACGCATGCTACTAGTAATGACTCCCTACCCACAGACAACTCCAAGCAGCCTTTAACAGGGAATTCGGATAGTATGCAAAGCGAGCAACAGGCAACATTTTGCCCAACAAATCAGTCTTTTTTAGTGAATGCACCGACTCTAACCAAACCACCGTGGATGAATTACAGCCATTGTCAGATAAAACCCATGCAAACTCAACAACAACATGTTGCACCAGTCATATATCGACATCCGCAAACGGTCCATCAAAGTCAGATGATGGTAGCAAACCCACACTTTCCTCAGAAAATCATGAGACAAATTCCAACAAACTTCGTAAACTTAAGCTGGTATCCTACAACGTCGAGGGTTTCCGCTCCAGTAAACCGTATCTAA